A region of Phaeodactylum tricornutum CCAP 1055/1 chromosome 14, whole genome shotgun sequence DNA encodes the following proteins:
- a CDS encoding predicted protein, which produces MSLSSTGQYSYAVRTEKGVRYLSNEDEIKDLVRKSIQRAKKTSCLLSPERVSLPDSPGKRSVLSSLDRVETQRRASESCPRENLMAPGMNSDGDKSETASRIQPPSSPLSPSYVVKTESGDQIMMSKEQMNRYVRSSIQRAKESAATQQKKTMSKKNSVWPKVRCSNTSDSPKTTNHFSFSDYGELALDDRSTPASCPPMKPAKIIPKNSCSPFTANEALISPFTSSKSFVSKTQQLEVSRPFFTPPDDRHNRQEHSEKYDKRQRHSLMEDESSSTLWVNPLPRFSWSSLDNSQEGEEECSLASPMIESKLPIVIGESKSNLHHSCVNSAKATKSGIEIGGEKKCSALNNASNSQDPIYQANNRIMNSDIERKISAKITIIKDGLFSDVLLQAQEGDVSTETASASSLTSKSSRNKLMRDRYTLKVAEDPEVANMTLESTNGNSSPIPSNLANEMKLNSAGKAASPSSRSPDPKAMQSPSLPNSIEDKSKAESGRASTSPRKLRLQAMMAARRAALCKSPPKEKIDVNTKSEEFTLCDSKNAIPGCSTSPIYVTEVDLINSHTQSRQRRSQINVTKISTQPERSATHNHLPEQLPTLLLLKDEKNSSEYLTMSSHASKDEQIKDPVIDRSSYSNEITPPTTSDLGKYHQLVHTSSDKKKHSTQPCAENAEFTMEECDVDHSPLPMRIREDLDSPSNGSKVDKPDQSDEKEDQKTLPSIPVDEIAATSTQMTTESRPVDWHTKDDRPFVENEGKTESARSHSPDVFDGLLLTSSDDNVNSIPTQLQSLDSKLPPKGVPALIQETDCESMPTIAEPNEFEIGHRKLDKVEASVVLHFTDANEKSQVIAPRESSVLPISNGENETSMEQPSGLMEHSNSITKPCAVLKPVDVAIVSSPCVESSSRQTVATTIEDQSGPWTRTDFGNRPQSEQPTTPKWSHNRQRTVVGEKCDTRYKDLSPDIDISLTLSDGGLAEAAKVEMMRSRPASGSVSIANSPFAQSDDESLEANQDRRISHTPKRKRAIKRHLPLHHTTFRHSVQVDSPAQTLRRSNRCRNAGRSSRKIKKYAKPRHDEGDDPSEVIVTDELLLAIAAWKGVKLTAGDFNKILESQSVSGSVATRETINRTKGHSVSFSPHAIAASKMQISSQHDEKDRRSKFCVDFMDILDLGPDELTDEAGSFVDDESSKLFSRSNLACSMVLENTTNSSFEETDEDSRISFKEKNIFDSLADKLNTIMEGRDSESDMERSKEFNLRSFSFSRGDQSDTEDHTSRSFSEAEEIRQGWFKMG; this is translated from the coding sequence ATGTCGCTATCTTCGACAGGTCAGTACTCTTATGCTGTACGTACTGAGAAAGGAGTTCGCTATCTCAGTAACGAGGATGAGATCAAAGACTTGGTCCGAAAATCAATTCAGCGCGCGAAGAAAACGTCCTGCTTACTGTCACCGGAACGTGTAAGTCTTCCAGATAGTCCGGGGAAAAGGAGTGTTCTTTCCTCACTAGATAGAGTCGAAACACAAAGGCGGGCATCAGAGTCTTGTCCACGTGAAAACCTGATGGCGCCGGGAATGAATTCTGATGGAGATAAATCAGAGACTGCTAGTCGCATCCAACCTCCATCATCCCCGCTATCACCTTCGTACGTGGTAAAGACCGAGTCTGGTGACCAGATCATGATGTCAAAGGAACAAATGAATCGATACGTTAGATCTTCCATTCAAAGAGCCAAGGAAAGCGCCGCTACGCAGCAGaagaagacaatgtcaaaaAAGAATTCTGTCTGGCCGAAAGTTCGATGTTCCAACACGTCGGACTCACCCAAAACAACGAATcacttttccttttctgaTTATGGAGAACTAGCTTTGGATGATCGGAGTACACCAGCATCTTGTCCTCCGATGAAACCGGCGAAAATCATTCCCAAGAACTCGTGTTCACCATTCACTGCCAATGAAGCACTCATTTCACCATTTACTAGCAGCAAATCATTTGTTAGCAAGACTCAGCAGCTGGAGGTTTCTCGTCCATTCTTTACTCCGCCCGATGACAGACACAATAGACAAGAGCATAGCGAAAAGTACGATAAAAGGCAACGCCATTCTCTGATGGAAGATGAATCCAGCAGCACGTTATGGGTCAATCCTCTCCCTCGATTCTCGTGGTCTTCCTTAGACAATAGCCAGGAAGGGGAGGAAGAATGCTCACTTGCTTCACCTATGATCGAATCCAAGCTACCGATTGTTATTGGTGAATCAAAGTCGAATTTGCACCATTCATGTGTCAACTCAGCTAAAGCAACAAAGAGTGGTATAGAAATCGGCGGCGAAAAGAAGTGCAGTGCATTGAACAATGCTTCAAATTCTCAAGATCCAATTTACCAAGCAAATAACAGGATAATGAATTCTGATATTGAGCGGAAAATTTCAGCGAAGATAACCATAATAAAAGATGGCTTGTTTTCGGACGTCCTGTTGCAGGCACAGGAGGGTGATGTGTCGACAGAAACCGCTTCTGCGAGCAGCCTGACGTCCAAAAGCTCGCGCAACAAGCTTATGAGAGACCGATACACTTTGAAAGTAGCTGAGGATCCTGAAGTTGCCAACATGACACTCGAATCTACGAACGGAAACTCCAGCCCAATTCCATCGAACCTTGCAAATGAGATGAAATTAAATTCGGCTGGAAAGGCGGCGTCACCGAGTTCTCGTAGTCCAGATCCCAAAGCAATGCAGTCACCAAGTTTGCCAAATTCTATCGAAGATAAATCTAAGGCTGAGAGTGGCCGCGCATCAACATCACCTCGAAAACTTCGACTCCAAGCGATGATGGCCGCTCGACGGGCAGCTCTTTGTAAATCTCCTCCAAAAGAGAAAATCGATGTGAACACCAAGTCTGAAGAATTCACTTTATGCGATAGCAAAAATGCTATACCTGGTTGTTCAACCTCTCCTATTTACGTGACGGAAGTCGATCTTATCAATAGTCACACACAATCCCGACAACGCAGGAGCCAGATAAATGTTACAAAAATTTCGACACAGCCGGAAAGGTCCGCAACACACAATCACTTGCCTGAGCAACTGCCTACCCTCCTTTTACTGAAAGATGAAAAGAATTCAAGTGAATACTTGACCATGTCGAGTCACGCAAGTAAGGATGAACAGATAAAGGATCCAGTAATTGACCGTTCTTCTTATTCCAATGAAATCACGCCACCTACGACTTCGGATTTAGGTAAATACCATCAGCTGGTACACACATCATCTGATAAAAAGAAACATTCGACTCAGCCATGCGCTGAAAACGCAGAATTTACAATGGAAGAGTGCGATGTCGATCACTCGCCGCTTCCAATGAGAATACGGGAAGACCTGGACTCACCTTCGAACGGCAGTAAGGTGGACAAGCCCGATCAATCcgacgagaaagaagatCAGAAAACCCTTCCCTCTATTCCTGTAGATGAAATTGCGGCAACATCAACACAAATGACGACTGAGAGCAGACCGGTCGATTGGCATACCAAAGACGACCGACCGTTCGTTGAGAATGAAGGAAAGACAGAAAGTGCTAGATCTCACTCACCGGACGTGTTCGAcggtttactgttaacaaGCAGTGACGACAATGTAAATTCAATTCCAACACAACTTCAATCCCTAGATTCCAAATTGCCGCCGAAAGGAGTGCCGGCATTAATCCAAGAAACGGATTGTGAATCGATGCCAACCATTGCCGAGCCAAATGAATTCGAAATCGGACACAGAAAACTGGACAAGGTTGAAGCTTCCGTAGTTTTACATTTCACTGatgcaaacgaaaagagTCAGGTGATTGCGCCTCGAGAAAGTAGTGTCCTTCCGATATCGAATGGCGAAAACGAAACCTCAATGGAGCAACCATCCGGACTTATGGAGCATAGCAATTCCATCACAAAGCCTTGTGCAGTCTTGAAGCCCGTCGATGTGGCTATAGTCAGTAGTCCATGCGTAGAGAGCTCTAGTCGGCAAACTGTTGCGACAACTATTGAAGACCAGAGTGGCCCTTGGACTCGGACCGATTTCGGCAATAGGCCCCAGTCGGAGCAGCCTACGACACCAAAGTGGTCACACAACCGGCAACGAACTGTTGTTGGAGAAAAGTGCGACACTAGATACAAAGATTTAAGTCCGGACATTGACATCTCGCTAACGCTGAGTGATGGGGGTCTCGCCGAGGCAGCAAAAGTGGAAATGATGCGAAGCCGACCTGCCTCTGGCTCTGTTTCCATAGCAAACTCTCCGTTTGCGCAGAGCGATGATGAGTCTCTAGAGGCTAATCAAGACAGGCGTATTTCCCACACGCCGAAGCGAAAACGCGCAATTAAGCGGCATTTACCCCTTCATCACACGACTTTCAGACACTCAGTTCAGGTTGATTCTCCAGCGCAAACTCTTCGCCGGAGCAATCGTTGTCGAAACGCTGGTAGGTCGTCTCGAAAGATTAAGAAGTACGCCAAACCTCGCCATGACGAAGGCGATGACCCATCGGAAGTGATTGTAACCGATGAGCTATTGTTAGCAATCGCTGCATGGAAAGGAGTCAAACTTACTGCAGGCGATTTTAATAAGATTCTTGAATCCCAATCGGTTAGCGGCTCTGTTGCCACAAGGGAGACTATCAACCGCACCAAAGGTCATTCAGTTTCATTTTCTCCTCACGCCATTGCGGCATCTAAAATGCAGATTTCGAGCCAGCATGATGAAAAGGATCGGCGTTCCAAGTTCTGTGTAGATTTCATGGATATCTTGGATCTGGGTCCGGATGAGTTGACCGACGAAGCAGGTAGTTTTGTGGATGATGAGTCATCGAAACTGTTCTCGAGATCGAATCTAGCTTGTTCTATGGTCTTGGAAAACACAACAAACTCTAGCTTCGAAGAGACCGACGAAGACAGCAGAATAAGTTTCAAGGAGAAGAACATATTCGACTCACTAGCCGACAAATTAAATACTATAATGGAGGGCAGAGACAGCGAATCGGACATGGAACGATCAAAAGAATTTAATCTACGATCCTTTTCATTCTCAAGAGGAGATCAAAGTGACACAGAAGACCACACAAGTCGATCTTTCAGTGAAGCTGAGGAAATCAGGCAGGGTTGGTTCAAAATGGGATGA